The following coding sequences are from one Triticum dicoccoides isolate Atlit2015 ecotype Zavitan chromosome 4A, WEW_v2.0, whole genome shotgun sequence window:
- the LOC119286315 gene encoding rho GTPase-activating protein 4-like has product MTEVALFRGPANLASPASRGSSSSSSTSLRYLADSDVLQRGTTSSDQSPAGSAERQAGGLQEEEEEEERWSFLALLLELLRKSLLRCRAEDGGQGQGGMEIGLPTDVQHVAHVTFDRFHGFLGLPVEFEPEVPRRAPSASASVFGVSTQSMQCSYDTRGNSVPTILLMMQRRLYEQGGLRAEGIFRINAENSQEEFVRDHLNSGTVPDGIDVHCLAGLIKAWFRELPSGVLDSIPPEQVMQCQSEEDCARVAKCLPPTEAALLDWAVNLIADVVQEEQINKMSDRNVAMVFAPNMTQMADPLTALMYAVQVMNFLKMLIQKTLKDREESNLEDAPLPQKDPSDENGHQNPSLPINPQPEETSGRPSFVSEEPLVYSPTHSAEDKPPVEGDSVASVVHTSDVRSSVEGSASCSQPALVASSAIADASCATAANLLPSRGSRGLNSRRTRKGKRQCGTPAAPPAEKSRGTSIVSRINSKVERIEAWR; this is encoded by the exons ATGACGGAGGTGGCGCTGTTCCGGGGCCCGGCCAACCTCGCTTCGCCCGCAAGccgcggctcctcctcctcctcctccacctccctgcGCTATTTAGCCGACAGCGACGTGCTCCAGAGAGGCACCACCAGCAGCGACCAGAGCCCTGCAGGATCCGCGGAGCGACAGGCCGGAGGGttgcaggaggaggaagaggaggaggagcgctGGTCCTTCTTGGCGCTGCTTCTCGAGCTGCTGCGGAAGTCGCTGCTCCGGTGCAGAGCCGAGGACGGCGGCCAAGGCCAGGGCGGGATGGAGATAGGGCTGCCCACGGATGTGCAGCACGTGGCGCACGTCACCTTCGACAGGTTCCATGGATTCCTCGGGCTCCCCGTCGAGTTCGAGCCCGAGGTGCCCCGCCGCGCGCCCAGTGCTAG TGCTAGTGTCTTCGGCGTTTCAACACAATCGATGCAGTGTTCATATGATACCAGAGGAAACAGTGTTCCGACGATTCTCTTGATGATGCAAAGACGTCTGTATGAACAAGGAGGTCTTCGG gcaGAGGGTATTTTTCGTATAAATGCGGAGAATAGCCAGGAAGAGTTTGTGAGAGATCACTTAAATAGTGGAACTGTGCCGGATGGCATTGATGTTCACTGTTTGGCGGGTCTAATCAAA GCCTGGTTTAGGGAACTGCCGAGTGGGGTGCTGGATTCTATCCCACCTGAACAGGTGATGCAATGCCAATCTGAAGAGGACTGTGCTCGGGTTGCCAAATGCCTTCCACCAACTGAAGCAGCCTTACTTGACTGGGCTGTTAATTTGATAGCTGATGTTGTCCAAGAAGAACAGATAAACAAGATGAGCGATCGCAATGTTGCTATGGTTTTCGCTCCAAATATGACCCAG ATGGCAGACCCTTTGACTGCACTGATGTATGCGGTGCAAGTGATGAATTTCCTCAAGATGCTAATACAGAAGACCCTCAAGGATAGAGAAGAGTCCAACCTGGAAGATGCCCCTTTGCCACAGAAGGACCCATCTGATGAAAATGGCCATCAGAACCCCAGTCTTCCCATTAATCCTCAACCTGAAGAAACATCTGGGCGCCCCTCTTTTGTCAGCGAGGAGCCTCTCGTGTACAGTCCTACACACAGTGCTGAAGACAAGCCTCCTGTGGAAGGCGATTCGGTAGCTTCCGTTGTCCATACAAGTGATGTCCGTTCGAGCGTGGAGGGGTCCGCTAGTTGCTCGCAGCCTGCTCTTGTCGCTTCGTCTGCCATTGCTGATGCTTCCTGTGCTACAGCTGCCAACTTACTTCCGAGCAGAGGGAGCCGAGGCCTGAATAGCAGGAGGACTAGAAAGGGCAAGCGGCAGTGCGGAACGCCCGCCGCCCCTCCAGCTGAAAAATCGAGAGGCACGAGCATTGTGAGCCGGATAAACTCCAAGGTCGAACGGATCGAAGCGTGGAGGTAG
- the LOC119286314 gene encoding protein FAF-like, chloroplastic, producing MAHMATAVGDGALRRLFEKPLPENPTLLEVLSACNNHSHHKKQLPAVDPASFTEIFGELHFYEKPDGGAARPVLPRVPLPDARATAASWLDIASQAEKSKDDSSLDALLRPKPASAGDAAGGVRRSASFCLKKSSASLLLCTEGLGSESTVDSDDMVRDDGADAAAALRGREREEATLRDAAAAAESGLVGSPPSFPPPIRSIGRGGKPCVCFRTFRADGRFVLTQVVIPGKELLQASREGGRLRLRFANPAAADEELELGDQEDDREDNMTCIDACA from the coding sequence ATGGCGCACATGGCGACGGCGGTGGGGGACGGCGCGCTGCGGCGGCTGTTCGAGAAGCCGTTGCCGGAGAACCCCACGCTGCTGGAGGTGCTGTCGGCTTGCAACAACCACAGCCACCACAAGAAGCAGCTGCCGGCCGTGGACCCGGCGTCCTTCACCGAGATCTTCGGTGAGCTACACTTCTACGAGAagcccgacggcggcgccgcccgaccCGTCCTGCCACGGGTGCCACTCCCTGACGCACGCGCTACGGCGGCGTCGTGGCTCGACATCGCTAGTCAGGCCGAGAAGAGCAAGGACGACTCGTCGCTGGACGCGCTCCTCAGGCCGAAGCCCGCGAGCGCCGGCGACGCCGCCGGTGGCGTCAGGAGGAGCGCGAGCTTCTGCCTGAAGAAGAGCTCGGCGTCGCTGCTGCTGTGCACGGAGGGGCTCGGGTCCGAGAGCACGGTGGACTCGGACGACATGGTCAGGGATGACGGCGCCGACGCGGCCGCCGCCCtccgcgggagggagagggaggaggcgacGCTGAGGGACGCCGCCGCCGCGGCGGAGTCAGGGCTGGTGGGTTCGCCGCCGTCGTTCCCGCCGCCGATACGGTCGATCGGGCGCGGCGGGAAGCCGTGCGTGTGCTTCCGGACGTTCCGCGCGGATGGGCGGTTCGTGCTGACGCAGGTGGTGATCCCCGGGAAGGAGCTGCTGCAGGCGTCCCGCGAGGGCGGCCGGCTCAGGCTCCGGTTcgccaaccccgccgccgccgacgaggagCTGGAGTTGGGGGATCAAGAAGATGACCGAGAAGACAACATGACATGCATCGACGCGTGCGCTTAG